In a single window of the Paenibacillus sp. MMS20-IR301 genome:
- a CDS encoding Stp1/IreP family PP2C-type Ser/Thr phosphatase has product MIRTVQASDIGRVRTVNEDSVWIGATRHGYTLGIIADGMGGHLAGDTASRLALETVRGILDTLQPDLPEEELREALSAAIMEANHTVHQEAQSDEKYHNMGTTIVAALLKESAGFIGHIGDSRAYLIQDGTAVQLTEDHTLVNELFKNGQISLEELGSHPRRNVLTRALGTDAAVSADLIPVALAPRELLLLCSDGLSNFISREHMGKVAGIHEISLEERADRLLQLALLAGGSDNISVAMLEHQGEAAVPETKEWDR; this is encoded by the coding sequence TTGATCAGAACAGTTCAAGCCAGCGACATTGGCCGGGTACGTACGGTCAATGAGGATTCGGTCTGGATCGGCGCCACGCGCCACGGTTATACCCTCGGCATTATCGCCGACGGAATGGGGGGACATTTGGCTGGCGATACCGCGAGCAGGCTTGCGCTGGAGACGGTCCGCGGGATTCTGGACACACTTCAGCCTGACCTCCCGGAGGAGGAGCTGAGAGAAGCGTTGTCTGCCGCTATTATGGAGGCCAATCACACGGTCCACCAGGAGGCACAGAGCGATGAGAAGTACCATAATATGGGGACTACCATCGTAGCGGCACTGCTCAAAGAGTCAGCAGGATTTATCGGCCACATCGGAGACAGCAGAGCCTATCTCATTCAGGACGGTACCGCAGTACAATTAACCGAAGACCATACGCTGGTCAATGAGCTGTTCAAGAACGGCCAGATCAGCCTGGAAGAGCTGGGCAGCCACCCGCGCCGCAATGTACTGACCAGAGCACTGGGAACGGATGCCGCGGTATCTGCCGATCTGATCCCTGTTGCGCTTGCTCCCCGCGAGCTTCTGCTGCTGTGCAGTGACGGGCTCAGCAACTTCATCAGCCGGGAGCATATGGGCAAGGTAGCCGGTATTCATGAGATTTCACTCGAGGAAAGAGCGGACCGATTACTTCAGCTGGCACTGCTTGCCGGCGGCAGCGATAATATCAGCGTTGCTATGTTAGAACATCAAGGAGAGGCCGCAGTGCCCGAGACAAAGGAGTGGGATAGATGA